Proteins encoded by one window of Panicum virgatum strain AP13 chromosome 7N, P.virgatum_v5, whole genome shotgun sequence:
- the LOC120683649 gene encoding uncharacterized protein LOC120683649 — protein sequence MAMGSDEEPGAAVPLVRLNHVSFQCASVEESAAFYQRVLGFQLVKRPASLDPRGAWLHGYGMGIHLLQRGSDDPDAPPVARPPAAIDPKGNHISFQCADMGLMKARLGDMRLEFVAARVRDGETVVEQLFFHDPDGNMIEICDCEKLPVVPLAGVAAAGGLPDLWARVARDVHA from the exons ATGGCCATGGGGTCCGATGAGGAGCCTGGCGCTGCAGTCCCTCTCGTCCGCCTGAACCACGTCTCGTTCCAGTGCGCCTCCGTCGAGGAGTCGGCCGCCTTCTACCAGCGCGTGCTCGGCTTCCAGCTCGTCAAACGCCCGGCGTCCCTCGACCCCAGAGGAGCGTG GCTGCACGGGTACGGCATGGGGATACACCTGCTGCAGCGTGGCTCGGACGATCCCGACGCGCCGCCGGTcgccaggccgccggcggcgatcgaCCCCAAGGGCAACCACATTTCCTTTCAG TGCGCGGACATGGGGCTCATGAAGGCGAGGCTGGGGGACATGCGGCTGGAGTTCGTCGCGGCGAGGGTGCGCGACGGCGAGACGGTGGTGGAGCAGCTCTTCTTCCACGACCCCGACGGCAACATGATCGAGATCTGCGACTGCGAGAAGCTCCCCGTGGTACCCCTCGCCGGTGtcgcagcggccggcggcctcCCCGATCTGTGGGCGCGGGTTGCAAGGGACGTGCATGCCTAG